ATTGCTCCTCCACCACCCATTCtcatgtctctttctctctgaaaaaagaaatctctttcaTACACTTGTACCATACACATACCATTCTTGAgtacaaaaaaccccacaaacttaattgtttttatcttttaaaataaggttCATTAAGGCAATTTCAAAGTCAATATTCTGAAACCAGTTACTGAGATTCAATTATCAAAAGACCTAAGAGCTTCTTCCCAACCAATGAAAACTGTAAGGCAGAGTAATCATAacatacttgttttaaaaaactggCTATAATGTGAAATGTTGTGTATTTAAGTGAGTAAAATTTCATTCTAGGTGTCTATAAGCTTTGTAGACAACTCCAATTAGATTGCAACAGAAGTTTACTTACTGGATCCATGTAGCCCATTCGGCTGTAACTTTCTTCTCTTTGGCGTCTCATTTGTTCTTCCATTTCACGTTGACGAATCAtcatctcttcttcccttctaCGTCGTTCCTCCTCTTGCCTGGAAATGTTCAAGTATATAAACCAAAGTATTATccacatcttttaaaattcagtctgAAGAAAGCTAGTAGTTTGCTTAACAGCTTTACAAAGTCTAGATTAGAGCAAACATACGTAAAGGCCTGGAGAGTCTAGAATAGCCCTAGAGACATTCTGGCAAAGAAAATAAGCATTCTTAATGCAAACCTTACACACAATTCCAATTTAAGTGTTATACCAACACTGACAAACCTCTCTGTACTTCATTGGAGTCACCTGTAAAATTCAGGTACATCTTTTCTCTAAATGTGAATACAGAAGCAAAAAGCTTAGTTTAACAAAATTTTACCTCAATTGCATTTCTTTACGTTTCTGCATTTCTTGATTGTGAAGTTCTTCCATGCGTCTTAATTCTTCCTGGCGTCGCATCAGATCTGAACAttggaaaattttgttttagattcaCATTAAGGGTTCTAATAAGTTCAGAAAGCAATTGACCCTATCGGCAACATTCAGAGGCTCTTTTACCTTGACGCAAAAGATTTGCCTGATGCTCGTGATAGGCATCTTCCATTTCACTTTCCAATTTGTCTTTTGcatctttcatgtttttttccacTTGTTCCCTTTGCTGTTTCTCCATTTCATCTAGGGACTTCCATCGCTGAGAATATTCATACTCAAACGTGCCATGCTGGGCAAAACGAGGAGGggtttctctctccctgtcaATATTTAAACATGATTCAATTTGGGAATGCACACGAGAAATACCTGATTCCCCTAAAAACACTGGTTTTCCCCCCGGGCCTGTCACTTGTAAGGACTACCAAGAGACAAAGACCACCCTGCTTCATATAAAATATCTTCCCAGTATAAACAACACATGTCCCAAAATGATACAGTAACAGAGAACATGGGCACTAAAAGATAAATCCTATCTTCCTCATTTCCTAATTGTTTCCTCTAGCAAAATGCCTATTCAAGGAAAATTTCCCCAACCTTAACAATAAGGATACCTCATGCCTCAGAATTGTTGGTTGTAAAGATAAGATTGTCTGTGAAACATACCTACCTCAGAAACAAAAGCGAGGCATTTGAATAACTGCTTCAAAATCAAACTTTCTGAGCCTGAGGTTTTTATTAAGCATATCCATTTTgaaaaactttgtattttaagcaaaactgaaaaattactAGAATAAGTTCTCACTTCAACTTGAAAACTGCCCCAAAATTTTATCAATCTTACTTTTGATACATTGGATTCTTCTGTGCAAGTTTTTCAGGAAGACCATCTTCATCATCTAATTGTTCAAGTGGCTCCACAATGACCGGACGAGGAGTTCTAATAACAAAAACAGTTCATCTTaacttttttccagttttacttcAACTTCCTCATACAAGTTTaacagaaattattaaaataagcaCAAGAACTTACGTTGTCAATAAGAAAACACCTTCACTGCAtctttcaaatgcttttcttGCTGCTGGTTTAGAAGCAAATTCAACAATGCCTTTGCCTGTCGATCTTCCACGATCATCCACAATTACAACAGCCCTTTCAATAGGACCAAACTGGCTAAAGGCTTCTTCCAACAGTTCATTGGAAACATAAGGTGAAAGATTTCGAACAGAAAGGGCAGCAGCATGTGTGGCAAAGCGAACCCGAAGCTGTCTACCTCTCATGGGTGTATCATCAAGTTCAGCTTTAGCAATTTCAGCCAATGCTCTGGATTCCTGAAAGTTATCAGACACACTCATGTTAACGACCTCAAAAATTGGCTAATGCCCATTCTGAAATTGTCATAAGCCTAATTCTCATTCCTAGTCTTCCTCCAGCTTAGTTCCAAGTTTCTTCAGGCAGCCCTCCTCAACACCATTCACTGTAGGTAAATGTCTTACCCACCCATTCCCCTTGTTTCTTAGATACTAACAATTATGCACTGTACAGCAGTTGCAtcttttctataatgaaaattttaaacacttacTCCTCTTGGTTAAAAAACCATACATATGTAGTAGCAAAAAATGGACTCTTaattatacatagaatcaaactCACAAGCTTAATAAATCCGAATCCTTTGCCTTTGTTGATAAAAACTTCTCCTGGTTCTCCATATTTAGCAAATAGTCTTTTGAATTCATCCTCCGTAATATCAGCAGGTAGATTCCCAACAAACAACCGACAACGCTGAGTGTAAGTTTTCTCTCCAGGTCTCCTCAAGAGAGACAAGTTGGCTTTAAACCCCTAAtggaaaaagaagggaattttCAAAACCAGTGACCCATGACAGCAGCGAAACCCAGTAGTTTTTGCTTTTCCCAAATTGGATGTTACCAACCGCGTTACTCTTCTGTTCCGTTTAAAGTCAAAGGAAGGTTCTACTGCATATGTGGGATTTCCAATGTAATCACTACCCTAACTTCAAACAGCACAAATCATTCAAAATACTCTTGAAAACTGACACTTAAACCTGTCTACAGACTAGATTCTGTATCTGCAATCTCGT
The Rhinolophus ferrumequinum isolate MPI-CBG mRhiFer1 chromosome 9, mRhiFer1_v1.p, whole genome shotgun sequence genome window above contains:
- the SFPQ gene encoding splicing factor, proline- and glutamine-rich isoform X2, whose translation is MSRDRFRSRGGGGGGFHRRGGGGGRGGLHDFRSPPPGMGLNQNRGPLGPGPVPGGPKPPIPPPPPHQPQQQPPPQQPPPQQPPPLQPPHQQPPPHQQPPPPQDSSKPVVPQGPGPAPGVGSAPPASGSAPPATPPTSGATTGPGPTPTPPPAVTSAPPGAPPPAPPSSGVPTTPPQTGGPPPPPAGGQGPGPGPKQGPGPGGPKGVKMPGGPKPGGGPGLSTPGGHPKPPHRGGGEPRGGRQHHPPYHQQHHQGPPPGGPGGRSEEKISDSEGFKANLSLLRRPGEKTYTQRCRLFVGNLPADITEDEFKRLFAKYGEPGEVFINKGKGFGFIKLESRALAEIAKAELDDTPMRGRQLRVRFATHAAALSVRNLSPYVSNELLEEAFSQFGPIERAVVIVDDRGRSTGKGIVEFASKPAARKAFERCSEGVFLLTTTPRPVIVEPLEQLDDEDGLPEKLAQKNPMYQKERETPPRFAQHGTFEYEYSQRWKSLDEMEKQQREQVEKNMKDAKDKLESEMEDAYHEHQANLLRQDLMRRQEELRRMEELHNQEMQKRKEMQLRQEEERRRREEEMMIRQREMEEQMRRQREESYSRMGYMDPRERDMRMGGGGAMNMGDPYGSGGQKFPPLGGGGGIGYEANPGVPPATMSGSMMGSDMVPMIDVG